In a genomic window of Suricata suricatta isolate VVHF042 chromosome 12, meerkat_22Aug2017_6uvM2_HiC, whole genome shotgun sequence:
- the SEC61A1 gene encoding protein transport protein Sec61 subunit alpha yields MAIKFLEVIKPFCVILPEIQKPERKIQFKEKVLWTAITLFIFLVCCQIPLFGIMSSDSADPFYWMRVILASNRGTLMELGISPIVTSGLIMQLLAGAKIIEVGDTPKDRALFNGAQKLFGMIITIGQSIVYVMTGMYGDPSEMGAGICLLITIQLFVAGLIVLLLDELLQKGYGLGSGISLFIATNICETIVWKAFSPTTVNTGRGMEFEGAIIALFHLLATRTDKVRALREAFYRQNLPNLMNLIATIFVFAVVIYFQGFRVDLPIKSARYRGQYNTYPIKLFYTSNIPIILQSALVSNLYVISQMLSARFSGNLLVSLLGTWSDTSSGGPARAYPVGGLCYYLSPPESFGSVLEDPVHAVVYIVFMLGSCAFFSKTWIEVSGSSAKDVAKQLKEQQMVMRGHRETSMVHELNRYIPTAAAFGGLCIGALSVLADFLGAIGSGTGILLAVTIIYQYFEIFVKEQSEVGSMGALLF; encoded by the exons ATGGCTA TCAAATTTCTGGAAGTCATCAAGCCCTTCTGTGTCATCCTGCCGGAAATTCAGAAGCCGGAGAGGAAG ATTCAGTTTAAGGAGAAAGTACTGTGGACTGCCATCACCCTCTTCATCTTCTTAGTATGCTGCCAG ATCCCCCTGTTCGGGATCATGTCTTCGGATTCAGCTGACCCTTTCTATTGGATGAGAGTGATCCTAGCCTCTAACAGAG GCACGTTGATGGAGCTGGGTATCTCTCCCATTGTCACTTCCGGCCTCATCATGCAGCTCCTGGCTGGCGCCAAAATAATTGAAGTTGGTGACACCCCGAAAGATCGAGCCCTCTTCAATGGAGCTCAGAAGT TGTTCGGCATGATCATCACCATCGGCCAGTCCATCGTGTACGTGATGACAGGGATGTACGGAGACCCTTCTGAGATGGGTGCTGGAATCTGCCTGTTAATCACCATCCAG CTCTTCGTTGCTGGCTTAATTGTCTTGCTCTTGGATGAACTTCTGCAAAAAGGGTACGGCCTGGGCTCTGGGATTTCCCTCTTCATTGCCACTAACATCTGTGAGACCATCGTGTGGAAGGCGTTCAGCCCCACCACCGTCAACACCGGCCGAG GAATGGAATTCGAAGGTGCCATCATCGCGCTGTTCCACCTGCTGGCCACCCGCACCGACAAGGTCCGGGCCCTGCGTGAGGCCTTCTACCGCCAGAACCTCCCCAACCTCATGAACCTGATCGCCACCATCTTTGTCTTCGCAGTGGTGATCTACTTTCAG GGCTTCCGCGTGGACCTGCCCATCAAGTCAGCCCGCTACCGTGGCCAGTACAACACTTACCCGATCAAGCTGTTCTACACGTCCAACATCCCCATCATCCTGCAGTCGGCGCTCGTGTCCAACCTGTACGTCATCTCGCAGATGCTGTCCGCCCGCTTCAGCGGCAACCTGCTCGTCAGCCTGCTGGGCACCTGGTCT GATACGTCTTCCGGGGGTCCCGCACGTGCTTACCCAGTTGGTGGCCTATGCTATTACCTGTCCCCCCCGGAGTCATTCGGCTCGGTGCTAGAAGACCCAGTCCACGCTGTGGTGTACATCGTGTTCATGCTCGGCTCATGTGCGTTCTTCTCCAAAACGTGGATCGAGGTCTCGGGCTCCTCCGCCAAAGAC GTGGCCAAGCAGCTGAAGGAGCAGCAAATGGTGATGAGGGGCCACCGAGAGACCTCCATGGTCCATGAGCTCAACCG GTACATCCCCACCGCCGCAGCCTTTGGCGGGCTGTGCATTGGGGCCCTCTCCGTCCTGGCCGACTTCCTGGGCGCCATCGGGTCTGGAACCGGAATCCTGCTTGCCGTCACCATCATCTACCAGTACTTTGAGATCTTCGTGAAGGAGCAGAGTGAGGTCGGCAGCATGGGCGCCCTTCTGTTCTGA